One Streptomonospora salina genomic window, CGCCTGCGCGACCTGCCCAAGGTGGCCTGGAAGGAGTCGCGGGTGGGGCTCCTGCTGGGGCTGATGCTCGCCTGCATCGCCATGGTCATCGGCACGGCGCTGGTGGGCACGCTCATCGCCGTGGTCGTGGCGTCGTCGGTGATCGCGATCTGCACCTGGGCCGCCGTCATCGGCAGCACGATGCCGCTGCTGGCCCGCCGGGTGGGGGTCGACCCCGCGGTGGTTTCGGCCCCGCTGGTGTCGACGCTCGTCGACGCCACCGGGCTGCTGATCTATTTCACCATCGCGCGGCTGATCCTGGGCGTGTGAGGCGGGTGCGCGGCCGGGTGCGCACCCCCGCATCCGCCGGCGGATACGACGACGGCATCACCGCAGGTATAACGCCGGGTGCAACGGGTACCGCCGTCGACGACCGCGGAAAACCCGAGACGTGTCCGAACAGGGGGAGCGACATGTCCGAGGGAAGCGCATTCGACAAGATCAAGAGCAAGGTCGGCGAGCACAGCGGGAAGGTCGAAGAGGGAGTCGACAAGCTCAAGGACTTCGCCAAGGAGAAGACCGGCGGCAAGTACGACGACAAGATCGATCAGGCCGGCGACGCCGCGACCGACTTCGTCGCCGGCGAGGACGGCGGCGAGGAGGGCGGTTCCGGCACGTCCGACCAGCGCTGAGCGGGGCCGGCGACACGGCTCCGCGGCCCCGGAGCGGGAGCGCGGCCGCCGCGTCGTGTGCGCCCGGCCCGCGCCGGGTGCTCAGGCGG contains:
- a CDS encoding antitoxin, with the translated sequence MSEGSAFDKIKSKVGEHSGKVEEGVDKLKDFAKEKTGGKYDDKIDQAGDAATDFVAGEDGGEEGGSGTSDQR